Proteins encoded by one window of Amaranthus tricolor cultivar Red isolate AtriRed21 chromosome 4, ASM2621246v1, whole genome shotgun sequence:
- the LOC130811247 gene encoding protein MAINTENANCE OF MERISTEMS-like, whose protein sequence is MAGNQGKGKGFFRQLLRGNSSRPTLLRGDPHERGVTGSARRARQEEAARHSEAQRSSTLNQVRTHFDDQADSLQSSWGVYSDDDNDADDVQFQAPEPAPLDWTIVRGPDGRFACGGPSSSAASERAGGSFVDNEPPRGRPSQSTNTDWLVTSGPGGPTDTRLIPSYGGHIAKLIYDGSERTPPILECRFRKRPVESIIGLRDMSDELVDFLPSTSLGRLPVIMHQHIDSALISAFVERWQPDTNTFHMPWGEMTIMLHDVQRILGISIDGSLPAEPSEAEWEVGITNLVGEPLSELRRKGSFTRGCISVAELMRLCHRSQALDTQTTAYYMAVIGSTLLADKTRTGMRPHPIVVVNDDEQDVAWGAVTLAFLYRQLGMASRAGCKTIAGCLTLLQTWIYEYFPAFRPHPRRDDVPNMTRAEMWTPKKVGRELDRLMEFRKVLDSMTETQVEWTPYNFSAAALLNEHPRTTVIGGITCFDVVEVYLPERALRQIGFVQSIPLAPIRPAKALRPAHGTYSVTFPSSAAAFVEAWSRFPYSARLVEQGLRRATVPSETEPNYVEWFRVCSHPYISRDELLASGPGPGQSRSDYFAKEWASRFAPVARLPTRIADLNSRQRHALEIYLNDCRDLFDEWQIDQGQGPE, encoded by the exons atggctggtaatcaaggaaaaggaaagggtttttttaggcaattgttgagaggtaatagttctaggcctaccttactcagaggggacccgcatgagaggggggtcacgggttctgctaggagggctaggcaggaagaggcggccagacacagtgaggcccaaaggtcgagtacgctgaaccaagtgcgtactcattttgatgaccaggctgatagcctccaaagtagttggggggtttatagtgatgatgataatgatgctgatgatgttcagttccaagctCCTGAGCCTGCCCCATTGGACTGGACTATAGTTCGTGGCCCCGACGGCAGATTTGCCTGTGGCGGCCCGAGTTCTTCCGCCGCATCTGAGCGTGCAGGAGGaagttttgtcgataatgagccgccacggggcaggccctcacagtccactaacacggactggttagtgacatctGGGCCCGGGGGGCCGAcggatacgcgactgatccctagctatggcgggcacatagctaaacttatttatgacggctccgagcgtacgcctccgattctggagtgccgttttaggaagagaccggtggagtccatcatcggactgaGGGATATGTCCGATGAGCTAGTCGATTTTCTACCTTCCACTTCCCTCGGTcgactaccggtcattatgcaccagcacatcgactctgctttgatatcggcgttcgtcgagaggtggcagccagatacgaacacctttcacatgccctggggagagatgacgattatgttgcacgacgtgcaacgcatattgggcatttctattgatggttctctgccggctgagccttcggaggcggagtgggaggttggtatcaccaatctggtcggcgagcctctgtctgagcttcgACGTAAAGGTTCATTCACTAGAGGATGCATAagcgttgctgaactgatgcgactgtgtcataggtcgcaggcGTTGGATACCCAGAccacagcgtactacatggctgtcatcggctctaccttgttggcggataagaccaggactggcatgcgacctcacccgatagttGTCGTCAACGACGATGAACAGGacgtggcctggggtgcggtgaccttggcgttcttgtacaggcagctcggaatggcatctagggctggttgcaagaccattgctggatgcctcacattgctccagacatggatctatgagtacttccccgctttccgccctcatcctcgccgagatgatgtgccaaacatgactagggcggagatgtggacgcCGAAGAAAGTAGGTCGTGAGCTGGACAGGTTGATGGAGTTCCGCAAGGTTCTGGACTCAATGACAGAGACTCAG GttgaatggactccctacaattTTTCTGCTGCTGCGttgctgaatgagcacccacgcaccacagtcatcgggggtatcacctgctttgatgttgtggaggtgtatttgccggagcgggcattgcgacagattgggttcgtgcaGTCTATTCCTCTAGCTCCTAttagaccagccaaggctcttcgaccggcacacggaacctactccgtgacctttccttcttctgctgCTGCATTTGTGGAggcgtggagtaggttcccctacagTGCCCGCCTTGTAGAGCAGGGACTTCGAcgggctactgttccttcagagactgaacctaattacgttgaaTGGTTTAGAGTGTGCTCGCACCCGTACATATCCCGAGACGAATTGCTGGCTTCCGGTCCTGGTCCTGGTCAGAGCAGATCTGATTAC TTCGCGAAAGAATGGGCCAGTCGATTCGCTCCAGTGGCAAGACTACCTACGCGGATTGCGGATTTGAACTCCCGTCAACGACATGCtttagaaatataccttaatgattgtagagatttatttgaTGAATGGCAAATTGATCAAGGGCAAGGCCCTGAATAG